The genomic stretch GGTTCAATACAGTTACGATATAGTTGATACCTCCCAAAAGTGAAGACACAATAAAGAGAGCCATACTTACCAACCAAAGCGTCATACCCATACCAGAACCTGGCATTGCTTGTGGCAAAGCACTAAGCGGTGGGTATACCGTCCAACCAGCAGATGCAGGACCATTCTCTACAAAAAGAGAAATAACCATCACAATACTAGAAGCAAAGAAGAACCAGTAAGATAGCATGTTCAGGAATCCTGAAGCCATATCTCGGGCACCAATTTGAAGCGGAATAAGTAAGTTGGAGAACGTACCACTAAGACCAGCTGTAAGTACAAAGAATACCATGATAGTACCGTGAATAGTAACTAATGCCAGGTAAATATTTGGATCCATAATACCGTCAGTACCCCATTTACCCAAAAGGGTTTCAAGGATTGGCCATTGCTTATCAGGCCATGCCAACTGAAGACGGAACAAAAGAGACATTGTAACTCCAATAACTCCCATCACCATACCGGTAATAAGAAACTGCTTGGAGATCATTTTATGGTCTAAGCTGAAAACGTACTTACTAATGAACGTTTCCTCGTGATGATGATCGTGCTCGTGTGAATCGTGTGCCATGTCGTTCTTCTCTCTAAATATTTTCTAAATACTATCTTAAACTTAAAGTGCGTCAGCAAATGTTTTTTGCTCACTCATCCATTGCTCATACTCTTCTTGAGTTTCTACTACAATTTTCATTTGCATGTTGTAGTGGGCAGATCCACAAATTTTATTACAAAGTAGGAAGTAATCATACTCGTAAGTATCCTCGCCTTTTTCAGCACGGATCTCATTGATACGAGCTACCTTGTCAATTACTTTTTGCTCTTTGCGAATATCCACAGTGGTTACACTAGGGGTAAATTGAAACTGAGTATTCGTTCCCGGTACACAGTTCATCTGTACACGGAAGTGAGGCAAGTAAGCCGAGTGAATCACATCCTGACTTCTAAATTTAAGTAGTACAGGTTTTCCAACTGGCAAGTGAAGTTCGCTGGTGATCACGTCATCTAAAGAATTTACGTCATTCACATCAACTCCTAAAGAGTTAACACCTTCGATCATGCGTACATTGGCATATCCAAGAGCATTATCATCACCGGCATAACGAGCTGTCCACTTAAACTGCTGAGCGTAAACTTCAATAACCATTGGCTCTTCAGTTTCGTTTGCAGGATTCATTACATCGCTCCAGGTAGTAAGACCATAAATGATAAGGCAAGCAAGAACTACGGCAGGAACAATAGTCCAGATAAACTCCAGCTTATTGTTATGCTCCATATATACCGCCTTACGGTTTTTGATACCTCTAAACTTCATGGTGAAACCAAAAAGAATAGGTTGAGTGATAAAAAATACTGCGATAATAACTGCCATGGAAATCCACATCAAGTTATCGATCTCCACTCCGTGCTCTGATGCTGAAACAGGCAAAAGAACCTTATCGTATCCAATCCACATCCAGGTAAAGCCACCCACCAATAGGATTCCGAAGATTCCCATAAGGATACCCTGAATGTTGTTGTCTTTTTCGTTTACATCATTGCTATCCTCCTTACCCTTAAGGTCTGAGGATAATTCAAATACTCTGACGATTTGTGCAAAGGCTACTAGCCCAAGAACTGCTATTACTATGATTAGAAAAGTCTCCATTTCCTTTCTTGCTCTTTATATTTTAAATATGATGATGCTCACTCTCCACATACATGGGGT from Owenweeksia hongkongensis DSM 17368 encodes the following:
- a CDS encoding cytochrome c oxidase subunit II, giving the protein METFLIIVIAVLGLVAFAQIVRVFELSSDLKGKEDSNDVNEKDNNIQGILMGIFGILLVGGFTWMWIGYDKVLLPVSASEHGVEIDNLMWISMAVIIAVFFITQPILFGFTMKFRGIKNRKAVYMEHNNKLEFIWTIVPAVVLACLIIYGLTTWSDVMNPANETEEPMVIEVYAQQFKWTARYAGDDNALGYANVRMIEGVNSLGVDVNDVNSLDDVITSELHLPVGKPVLLKFRSQDVIHSAYLPHFRVQMNCVPGTNTQFQFTPSVTTVDIRKEQKVIDKVARINEIRAEKGEDTYEYDYFLLCNKICGSAHYNMQMKIVVETQEEYEQWMSEQKTFADAL